DNA from Chryseomicrobium sp. FSL W7-1435:
AAGAAATTCGGTTCAATTGATGAATTGCCTGAAGGTGCAGTTATTTTAATGAGCAACTCGGTAGCTGACCACGGACGCGTACTTTCTATGTTAGAAGGTGCTGGGCTGATCACTCTTGACCCAGAAGTTGAGAAAACAACTGCTACAATTGAAGATGTAATCGAAAATCCAAAAAATATCGAATTCGATCCTAACTATGAAGCAGCACTTTTAGTTCAAATGTATGAGCAAGAAGAAGGCGACGCAGTTTTAATCAACTCAAACTATGCTCTTGATGCAGGAATTAACCCATTAGAAGATTCAATCGCAATTGAAGACTCAAACTCTCCATATGTAAATGTTATCGCTGTAAATGCTGGAGATGAAGAGAATGAAGCAATTGTTGCTTTAGTAGAAGCGCTGAAATCTGATGAGATTCAAGAGTTCATTTTAGATGAGTGGGGCGGTTCTGTAGTTCCTGTTACAGAATAACTAGTTGATGAGACTATTGGGCTAAATTTCCTTTTTTCAGTTTCATTCGTTAAGTGGTGGGTATACACTAAGTAACGTAAGATACTAACTGAAGGGAATGATTACTATCAAACCAGAAGGACAGCCTTACACGGAAAAAATGAATTTGGCTTTTCGTGACGTACATGGTTTCGGTTATGATGAAATGAGACAAAGCGAGGATTTACGTATGAAGGTAGAACAACGCCGTCAACGTGATCACGAACAAAGCATGCACATCGCAGCCCGAATTGATGCTCAAGCCCACAGATAATCATATAAATGTCTAAAAAGCCTGTAGAACCTTGGTTCTATGGGCTTTTTTTATCGGATGATGATAGTTATTCTCAATTAGAGCTCATGTAGTGAAAATGTACAAATGCAGGATTTTCAAGGATTGAAATGATTTGCAGTCCACCTCTAATTGCTGTAAGATTAGAATGATAATAATTAAGAATGGATGAGTCCGTTCGAAGTTAAAGATATGGAGGGTTTACAATGTCAACACTAGTAATCACAGATTTGCACGTTGAAATTGACGGCAAGGAAATTTTAAAGGGTGTTAATCTAACACTTAATACAGGTGAAATCCACGCAGTCATGGGACCAAACGGAACAGGTAAGTCTACACTTGCTTCTGCAATTATGGGCCACCCTAAATATGAAGTAACTTCTGGATCAGTAACACTTGATGGGGAAGATGTTTTAGAAATGGAAGTTGAC
Protein-coding regions in this window:
- a CDS encoding MetQ/NlpA family ABC transporter substrate-binding protein, with amino-acid sequence MKKLAAGLVVGASILTLAACGSEGGSSSEGENTTLTVGASNVPHAEILEQVQPILEEQGIELVIEAYQDYVLPNQDLDNGDLDANYFQHIPYLESQIADNGYDFVNAGGIHIEPIGLYSKKFGSIDELPEGAVILMSNSVADHGRVLSMLEGAGLITLDPEVEKTTATIEDVIENPKNIEFDPNYEAALLVQMYEQEEGDAVLINSNYALDAGINPLEDSIAIEDSNSPYVNVIAVNAGDEENEAIVALVEALKSDEIQEFILDEWGGSVVPVTE